A window of Lacibacter sediminis contains these coding sequences:
- the rplT gene encoding 50S ribosomal protein L20, with amino-acid sequence MPRSVNAVASKQRRKRILKQAKGFYGKRKNVYTVAKNVVEKGMTYSYVGRKLKKREYRALWIARINAAVREEGLTYSVFINKLKAKNIDLDRKILADLAMNEPESFKQLVASVK; translated from the coding sequence ATGCCCCGTTCAGTAAACGCAGTTGCATCGAAGCAGCGCCGCAAAAGAATTCTCAAACAAGCCAAAGGCTTTTATGGCAAACGTAAAAACGTTTATACCGTTGCCAAAAACGTAGTTGAAAAAGGTATGACCTACAGTTATGTTGGTCGTAAACTCAAGAAGCGTGAATACCGTGCACTTTGGATCGCACGTATCAACGCAGCAGTAAGAGAAGAAGGATTGACTTACTCTGTATTCATCAACAAGCTGAAAGCAAAAAACATTGATCTTGACCGTAAGATCCTTGCTGACTTAGCGATGAACGAACCGGAAAGCTTTAAGCAACTGGTTGCATCAGTAAAATAA
- the rpmI gene encoding 50S ribosomal protein L35: protein MPKVKTNSSAKKRFKVTGTGKIMHQKSFKRHILTKKSKKRKRNMRMDGEVAQSHVHFVKRLLRLK from the coding sequence ATGCCAAAGGTAAAAACGAACTCAAGTGCCAAAAAAAGGTTTAAAGTAACCGGCACCGGTAAGATCATGCATCAGAAGAGTTTCAAACGTCACATCCTCACAAAGAAATCAAAGAAACGTAAGCGTAACATGCGTATGGACGGAGAAGTAGCACAATCTCATGTACATTTTGTAAAACGTTTATTGCGTCTTAAATAA
- the infC gene encoding translation initiation factor IF-3, whose translation MAFPQRPPRGRFIPRKEPEHRINHMIRVPEVRLVGDNIEVGVYPTQKALQIAQDLGLDLVEISPQAVPPVCKAIDYNKFLYEKKKKEKEMKSKSKSAELKEIRFTPNTDDHDFDFKAKHAENFLKEGNKVKAYVQFKGRAIQFKERGELVLLKFAERLKDAGQVEGFPKLEGKRMLMIIAPRTAKKKKENAE comes from the coding sequence ATGGCATTTCCACAAAGACCTCCGAGGGGACGTTTTATTCCCCGTAAAGAGCCAGAACATCGCATCAACCACATGATCCGTGTACCGGAAGTACGCCTGGTTGGTGATAATATTGAGGTGGGCGTTTACCCAACTCAGAAAGCATTACAAATTGCACAAGACTTAGGTTTAGACCTGGTGGAGATCTCTCCGCAGGCGGTTCCGCCTGTTTGTAAAGCAATCGACTACAATAAATTCCTTTACGAGAAGAAGAAGAAGGAAAAGGAAATGAAGTCGAAGAGTAAGTCGGCTGAACTGAAAGAAATTCGTTTTACACCAAATACGGACGACCACGACTTTGATTTTAAAGCAAAGCACGCCGAAAACTTCCTCAAAGAAGGCAATAAGGTGAAGGCTTATGTACAATTTAAGGGTCGTGCCATCCAGTTTAAGGAAAGAGGAGAGCTGGTGCTGCTGAAATTTGCAGAGCGCCTGAAAGATGCGGGCCAGGTTGAAGGATTTCCAAAACTGGAAGGAAAGCGGATGCTGATGATCATTGCGCCAAGAACGGCGAAGAAAAAGAAAGAAAACGCTGAATAA
- the thrS gene encoding threonine--tRNA ligase, whose amino-acid sequence MKISFPDGAVREYEQGASALDIAKSISEGLARKVLAANVNGQVWDLTRPINNDSSLKLLTWDDAEGKNTFWHSSAHLMAEAVESLFPGVKFWVGPALEKGFYYDMDLGDKKMNEEDLGILEKKMNELAKKNSPYQRKEISKQDAVAYFSEKGDEYKLDLLQNLEDGGITLYSQGEFTDLCRGPHIPHTGFIKAIKLTSIAGAYWKGDEKNKQLTRVYGVTFPSQKELDEYLAMLEEAKKRDHRKLGKELGIYTMDDDVGQGLPLWMPNGTIIIEELEKLAKETEGAAGYKRVVTPHIAKESMYLTSGHLPYYADSMFPPMEMDGEKYYLKAMNCPHHHKIFDAEPKSYKDLPYRIAEYGTCYRYEQSGELFGLMRVRCLHMNDAHIYCNRDQFADEFRAVNDMYLKYFKIFGVDKYVMRLSLHDPAKLGQKYVNEPELWQETEAMVRRVLIESNIPFIEVQDEAAFYGPKIDVQIWSIIGREFTLATNQVDFNSGNKFKLSFTNQSNQPEVPLIIHRAPLGTHERFIGFLLEHYAGKFPLWLAPLQVKILPISDKFMDYAKTLLNKLKKADIRAEIDDRSEKIGKKIRDTELARVPYMLVVGEKEVNEGKVAVRKQGKGDAGVFDADEFIAAATLEIKERKSE is encoded by the coding sequence ATGAAGATCAGTTTTCCCGATGGCGCAGTAAGGGAGTATGAGCAAGGTGCATCAGCCCTCGACATCGCCAAATCAATCAGCGAAGGATTAGCAAGAAAAGTGTTGGCCGCAAATGTTAACGGACAGGTGTGGGATCTCACACGCCCCATTAACAACGATTCTTCTTTGAAACTGTTGACGTGGGATGATGCTGAAGGAAAGAACACGTTTTGGCATAGCAGCGCCCATTTAATGGCGGAAGCTGTTGAAAGCTTATTCCCGGGTGTGAAATTCTGGGTAGGTCCGGCTTTGGAGAAAGGGTTTTATTATGATATGGACTTAGGCGATAAGAAGATGAACGAGGAAGACCTGGGGATACTGGAAAAGAAGATGAATGAACTGGCGAAGAAGAACAGTCCTTACCAGCGCAAAGAAATTTCCAAACAGGATGCCGTTGCTTATTTTTCTGAAAAGGGCGATGAATATAAACTCGATCTGTTGCAGAACCTTGAAGATGGTGGTATTACCTTGTATTCTCAAGGTGAGTTTACCGATCTGTGTCGTGGGCCACATATTCCGCACACCGGTTTTATCAAAGCAATCAAATTAACTTCTATTGCCGGTGCCTATTGGAAAGGCGATGAAAAAAATAAACAGCTTACACGTGTGTATGGTGTAACCTTCCCGTCACAAAAAGAACTGGATGAATACCTGGCGATGCTGGAAGAAGCAAAGAAAAGGGATCACCGTAAGTTGGGTAAGGAACTGGGTATCTACACCATGGATGATGATGTGGGTCAGGGTTTGCCTTTATGGATGCCCAACGGAACCATCATTATCGAAGAGCTGGAAAAACTGGCAAAAGAAACCGAAGGAGCAGCAGGTTACAAGCGTGTGGTTACGCCGCATATCGCAAAAGAAAGCATGTACCTCACCAGTGGTCACTTGCCGTATTATGCAGATAGTATGTTTCCTCCAATGGAAATGGATGGCGAGAAATATTATCTCAAGGCGATGAACTGTCCGCATCATCATAAAATATTTGATGCTGAGCCAAAGAGCTATAAAGATCTTCCGTACCGCATTGCCGAATACGGTACCTGTTACCGTTATGAGCAGAGTGGGGAGTTGTTTGGTTTGATGCGTGTACGTTGTTTGCACATGAACGATGCGCATATCTATTGCAACCGTGATCAGTTTGCCGATGAGTTCCGTGCGGTGAATGATATGTACCTGAAGTATTTCAAGATATTTGGCGTAGATAAATATGTGATGCGTCTGAGTTTGCATGATCCTGCTAAGCTGGGTCAGAAATATGTGAACGAACCCGAACTGTGGCAGGAAACAGAAGCGATGGTACGCAGAGTGCTCATCGAATCAAATATTCCCTTCATTGAAGTGCAGGATGAAGCGGCATTCTATGGACCGAAGATCGATGTACAGATCTGGAGCATTATTGGCCGTGAGTTTACATTGGCCACCAACCAGGTCGATTTCAACAGCGGTAACAAATTCAAACTGTCGTTCACCAATCAAAGCAACCAACCGGAAGTGCCATTGATCATTCACCGTGCACCGCTTGGTACCCACGAACGTTTCATTGGCTTTTTGCTGGAGCATTATGCGGGCAAATTCCCGTTATGGCTGGCACCTTTGCAGGTGAAAATTCTGCCGATCAGTGATAAGTTCATGGATTATGCAAAAACCCTGTTGAATAAACTGAAAAAAGCAGATATTCGTGCTGAGATTGACGACCGCAGCGAAAAAATAGGAAAGAAGATCAGGGATACCGAGCTGGCAAGAGTTCCTTATATGCTGGTGGTGGGTGAGAAAGAGGTGAACGAAGGAAAAGTAGCGGTTCGTAAACAAGGTAAAGGTGATGCAGGTGTGTTTGATGCAGATGAATTTATTGCTGCTGCCACACTTGAGATCAAAGAAAGAAAATCAGAATAA
- a CDS encoding efflux RND transporter periplasmic adaptor subunit, translated as MKRIFILAIVATVFIFSSCKHKTEEKEAETKFLVTSPIERDTIVYKEYVGQVQSSSHIEIRSQERGYLEKIFVDEGQFVKKGTLLFKIMPIIYQAEVAKAKAEMEFAEIEYKNTKSLSDNNVVSPNELALAKAKLDKAKAELALAQAHLGFTEIRAPFDGIMDRFQKRLGSLIDEGELLTTLSDNSRMWVYFNVPEAEYLDYIQKAKSASAQKVQLQMANKELFELPGVVETIEADFNNETGNIAFRATFQNPKGILRHGETGNIMMPVNLKNAVLIPQKATFDVLDKKFVYIVDENNVLKARQITIAQELPHLYIVASGLRATDKILAEGLGKVKNNEKITYDFVPFAKELAELNNLHAE; from the coding sequence ATGAAGAGGATATTTATTCTCGCCATTGTGGCAACTGTATTTATTTTTTCATCCTGCAAACACAAAACGGAAGAAAAAGAAGCAGAAACAAAATTCTTAGTCACCAGCCCTATTGAACGTGATACGATCGTTTACAAAGAATATGTTGGTCAGGTTCAGTCTTCGAGTCATATTGAAATACGTTCGCAGGAAAGAGGTTATCTCGAAAAGATCTTTGTAGATGAGGGACAGTTTGTAAAGAAAGGTACCCTGCTGTTCAAGATCATGCCCATTATTTACCAGGCAGAAGTAGCAAAAGCAAAAGCCGAAATGGAGTTTGCTGAAATTGAATACAAGAACACCAAAAGTCTTTCCGATAACAATGTTGTATCGCCCAATGAACTTGCGCTTGCCAAAGCAAAGCTGGATAAAGCAAAAGCAGAGCTGGCCTTAGCACAGGCACATTTAGGTTTTACAGAAATACGTGCACCGTTTGATGGTATCATGGATCGTTTTCAGAAACGTTTAGGAAGCCTCATCGACGAAGGCGAATTGCTCACTACACTTTCTGACAACAGCAGGATGTGGGTATACTTTAATGTACCTGAAGCCGAATACCTCGACTATATTCAGAAAGCAAAATCAGCAAGCGCACAAAAAGTGCAACTGCAAATGGCCAACAAAGAATTGTTTGAGTTACCTGGTGTTGTTGAAACCATTGAAGCTGATTTTAATAATGAAACAGGCAACATCGCTTTCAGAGCAACATTCCAAAATCCAAAAGGAATTCTTCGCCACGGTGAAACAGGAAACATTATGATGCCTGTTAATCTAAAAAATGCTGTACTCATTCCGCAAAAAGCAACCTTCGATGTGCTGGATAAAAAGTTTGTGTACATCGTTGATGAAAACAATGTACTGAAGGCAAGACAGATCACCATCGCACAGGAATTACCACACTTATATATCGTTGCTTCGGGGCTTAGGGCAACAGATAAAATTCTTGCAGAAGGTTTAGGTAAGGTGAAGAACAACGAGAAGATCACCTATGATTTTGTTCCTTTTGCAAAAGAATTAGCTGAGTTAAACAATTTACACGCCGAGTAA